From a region of the Streptomyces sp. NBC_01454 genome:
- a CDS encoding M50 family metallopeptidase: MTTWMTLLGIVVFVVGLLFSIAWHELGHLSTAKMFGIRVPQYMVGFGPTLFSRKKGDTEYGIKAVPLGGYIRMIGMFPPGDDGKLQARSTSPFRGMIEDARSAAFEEMQPGDEKRLFYTRKPWKRVIVMFAGPFMNLILAVVIFMSVLMGFGINTQTTSVGSVSDCVISAAAKTDKCPAGAKDSPAKAAGLRAGDKIVSFNGHAVPDWGALQQQIRDTTGPATLVVERHGARTTLHADLIENKVAKTDGHGGYVPGQFVSAGFLGFTPASGVVPQTFGQSVDRMGNMVEQGVSSLINLPAKVPDLWNAAFNGGERKQDSPMGVVGAARVGGEVFSLHIPPEQRVATMLFLVAGFNLSLFLFNMLPLLPLDGGHIAGAVWESIRRAFAKIVRRPDPGPFDVAKLMPVAYVVAGIFICFTLLVLVADVVNPVKLT; encoded by the coding sequence ATGACGACCTGGATGACCCTCCTCGGCATAGTCGTCTTCGTCGTCGGCCTGCTGTTCTCCATCGCCTGGCACGAGCTCGGCCATCTCTCGACGGCCAAGATGTTCGGTATCCGCGTGCCGCAGTACATGGTGGGCTTCGGGCCGACGCTCTTCTCCCGCAAGAAGGGCGACACCGAGTACGGCATCAAGGCCGTCCCGCTCGGCGGCTACATCCGCATGATCGGGATGTTCCCGCCCGGGGACGACGGAAAGCTCCAGGCCCGCTCCACCTCGCCGTTCCGCGGCATGATCGAGGATGCCCGCTCGGCGGCCTTCGAGGAGATGCAGCCCGGCGACGAGAAGCGGCTCTTCTACACCCGCAAGCCCTGGAAGCGCGTCATCGTGATGTTCGCCGGGCCGTTCATGAACCTGATCCTGGCGGTCGTGATCTTCATGAGCGTGCTGATGGGCTTCGGCATCAACACCCAGACGACCTCGGTCGGCTCCGTCTCGGACTGCGTCATCTCGGCGGCCGCCAAGACCGACAAGTGCCCGGCCGGCGCCAAGGACTCCCCGGCCAAGGCCGCGGGCCTGCGGGCCGGCGACAAGATCGTGTCGTTCAACGGCCACGCCGTCCCGGACTGGGGCGCCCTCCAGCAGCAGATCCGCGACACCACCGGGCCCGCCACGCTCGTCGTCGAGCGGCACGGCGCCCGTACGACCCTGCACGCCGACCTGATCGAGAACAAGGTCGCCAAGACCGACGGCCACGGCGGCTATGTGCCCGGCCAGTTCGTCAGCGCCGGATTCCTCGGCTTCACCCCGGCCAGCGGCGTGGTCCCGCAGACCTTCGGCCAGTCCGTCGACCGCATGGGCAACATGGTCGAGCAGGGCGTCTCCTCGCTGATAAACCTGCCCGCCAAGGTCCCGGACCTGTGGAACGCGGCCTTCAACGGCGGCGAGCGCAAGCAGGACTCCCCGATGGGCGTGGTCGGCGCGGCCCGGGTCGGCGGCGAGGTCTTCTCGCTGCACATCCCGCCGGAGCAGCGGGTGGCGACCATGCTCTTCCTGGTCGCCGGCTTCAACCTCTCGCTGTTCCTGTTCAACATGCTGCCGCTGCTGCCGCTGGACGGCGGACACATCGCCGGGGCCGTGTGGGAGTCGATCCGGCGGGCCTTCGCCAAGATCGTCCGGCGGCCCGACCCCGGCCCCTTCGACGTCGCCAAGCTGATGCCGGTCGCCTATGTCGTCGCCGGGATCTTCATCTGCTTCACCCTGCTGGTGCTCGTCGCCGACGTGGTGAATCCGGTGAAGCTGACCTGA
- the dxr gene encoding 1-deoxy-D-xylulose-5-phosphate reductoisomerase → MTDSLAHPHLRFEPAAGDPDGPRGPRSLVILGSTGSIGTQAIDIVLRNPDRFRVTALSAAGGRVELLAEQAHQLRVTAVAVAREDAVPALRTALADRYGAGEPLPEILAGPDAATDLAASPCHTVLNGITGSIGLAPTLAALKAGRVLALANKESLIVGGPLVKAVAAPGQIIPVDSEHSALFQALAGGKRAEVRKLVVTASGGPFRGRTKRELAGVTPEQALAHPTWSMGPVVTINSATLVNKGLEVIEAHLLFDVPFDRIEVVVHPQSYIHSMVEFTDGSTLAQASPPDMRMPIALGIGWPERVPDAAPGVDWTNAQNWEFFPLDGSAFPSVPLACHVGALGGTAPAVFNAANEECVEAFLKGGLPFTGIVDTVADVVAAHGTPARGTSLTVADVLEAETWARARARELAARAARTPSEARA, encoded by the coding sequence ATGACGGACTCCCTCGCCCACCCGCATCTGCGCTTCGAGCCGGCCGCCGGCGATCCGGACGGCCCACGCGGGCCCCGTTCGCTGGTGATCCTCGGCTCGACCGGTTCGATCGGCACCCAGGCGATCGACATCGTGCTGCGCAACCCCGACCGCTTCCGGGTCACCGCGCTCTCCGCGGCCGGCGGCCGGGTCGAGCTGCTCGCCGAGCAGGCGCACCAGCTGCGGGTGACCGCCGTCGCCGTGGCCCGCGAGGACGCGGTGCCGGCGCTGCGCACGGCGCTGGCGGACCGCTACGGCGCGGGCGAGCCGCTGCCCGAGATCCTGGCCGGCCCCGACGCGGCCACCGACCTGGCCGCATCCCCCTGCCACACCGTCCTCAACGGCATCACCGGCTCCATCGGCCTCGCCCCGACGCTGGCGGCCCTGAAGGCCGGCCGGGTGCTGGCCCTCGCCAACAAGGAGTCGCTGATCGTCGGCGGCCCGCTGGTCAAGGCCGTCGCCGCGCCCGGCCAGATCATCCCCGTCGACTCCGAGCACTCCGCGCTCTTCCAGGCGCTGGCCGGCGGCAAGCGCGCCGAGGTCCGCAAGCTCGTGGTCACCGCCTCCGGCGGCCCGTTCCGCGGCCGGACGAAGCGGGAGCTGGCCGGTGTCACGCCCGAGCAGGCGCTGGCCCACCCCACCTGGTCGATGGGCCCGGTCGTCACCATCAACTCCGCGACCCTCGTCAACAAGGGTCTGGAGGTCATCGAGGCGCATCTGCTGTTCGACGTCCCCTTCGACCGCATCGAGGTCGTCGTCCATCCGCAGTCCTACATCCACTCGATGGTGGAGTTCACCGACGGCTCCACGCTCGCCCAGGCCAGCCCGCCCGACATGCGGATGCCGATCGCGCTGGGCATCGGCTGGCCCGAGCGGGTCCCCGACGCCGCACCGGGCGTGGACTGGACGAACGCCCAGAACTGGGAGTTCTTCCCGCTCGACGGGTCGGCCTTCCCCTCCGTCCCGCTGGCCTGCCACGTCGGCGCGCTGGGCGGCACCGCCCCGGCCGTCTTCAACGCGGCGAACGAGGAATGCGTGGAGGCATTCCTCAAGGGCGGGCTGCCGTTCACAGGGATTGTGGATACCGTCGCCGATGTGGTCGCCGCACACGGCACGCCCGCCCGGGGAACTTCCCTGACGGTCGCGGACGTCCTGGAGGCGGAGACCTGGGCGCGCGCCCGCGCCCGCGAACTGGCCGCCCGTGCGGCACGGACACCTTCGGAGGCTCGCGCATGA
- the ispG gene encoding flavodoxin-dependent (E)-4-hydroxy-3-methylbut-2-enyl-diphosphate synthase: MTAISLGMPDVPTKLADRRVSRKIQVGTVAVGGDAPVSVQSMTTTRTSDIGATLQQIAELTASGCQIVRVACPTQDDADALPVIARKSQIPVIADIHFQPKYVFAAIDAGCAAVRVNPGNIKQFDDKVKEIAKAASDAGTPIRIGVNAGSLDRRLLQKYGKATPEALVESALWEASLFEEHGFRDIKISVKHNDPVVMVNAYRQLAAQSDYPLHLGVTEAGPAFQGTIKSAVAFGALLSEGIGDTIRVSLSAPPAEEVKVGISILESLNLRQRRLEIVSCPSCGRAQVDVYKLADEVTAGLEGMEVPLRVAVMGCVVNGPGEAREADLGVASGNGKGQIFVKGEVIKTVPESKIVETLIEEALKIAAQMEADGVASGAPVVSAAG; encoded by the coding sequence ATGACTGCCATTTCACTGGGAATGCCGGACGTACCGACCAAGCTTGCCGACCGCCGGGTCAGCCGCAAGATCCAGGTCGGTACGGTCGCCGTGGGCGGAGACGCACCGGTCTCGGTGCAGTCGATGACGACCACACGCACGTCCGACATCGGCGCGACGCTGCAGCAGATCGCCGAGCTGACGGCCTCCGGCTGCCAGATCGTCCGGGTCGCCTGCCCGACGCAGGACGACGCCGACGCGCTGCCGGTGATCGCCCGGAAGTCCCAGATTCCGGTCATCGCAGACATTCATTTCCAGCCGAAGTACGTCTTCGCCGCGATCGACGCCGGCTGTGCCGCGGTCCGTGTCAACCCTGGCAACATCAAGCAGTTCGACGACAAGGTCAAGGAGATCGCCAAGGCGGCCTCCGACGCCGGCACGCCGATCCGGATCGGCGTCAACGCCGGCTCCCTGGACCGCCGCCTGCTGCAGAAGTACGGCAAGGCCACCCCCGAGGCGCTCGTCGAGTCCGCGCTGTGGGAGGCCTCCCTCTTCGAGGAGCACGGCTTCCGCGACATCAAGATCTCGGTCAAGCACAACGACCCGGTCGTGATGGTCAACGCCTACCGCCAGCTCGCCGCCCAGAGCGACTACCCCCTCCACCTCGGCGTCACGGAGGCCGGCCCCGCCTTCCAGGGCACCATCAAGTCCGCCGTCGCCTTCGGCGCGCTGCTCAGCGAGGGCATCGGCGACACCATCCGCGTCTCGCTGTCCGCGCCGCCCGCCGAAGAGGTCAAGGTCGGCATCTCCATCCTGGAGTCGCTCAACCTCCGCCAGCGCCGGCTGGAGATCGTCTCCTGCCCGTCCTGCGGCCGCGCCCAGGTCGATGTCTACAAGCTCGCCGACGAGGTCACCGCGGGCCTGGAGGGCATGGAGGTGCCGCTGCGCGTCGCCGTCATGGGCTGCGTCGTCAACGGCCCCGGCGAGGCCCGCGAGGCCGACCTCGGCGTCGCCTCCGGCAACGGCAAGGGCCAGATCTTCGTCAAGGGCGAGGTCATCAAGACCGTCCCCGAGTCGAAGATCGTCGAGACCCTCATCGAAGAGGCGCTGAAGATCGCCGCGCAGATGGAGGCGGACGGCGTCGCCTCCGGCGCCCCGGTCGTCTCCGCCGCGGGCTGA
- a CDS encoding acyl-CoA dehydrogenase family protein, with product MTAPSIRNVSEREARQVAEAAREQDWRKPSFAKELFLGRFRLDLIHPHPTPAVDDVRRGEKFLATLREFCETKIDSARIEREGKIPDETINGLKELGALGMKIDAKYGGLGLTQVYYNRALSLVGTASPAIGALLSAHQSIGVPQPLKLFGTKEQKETFLPRLARTDISAFLLTEPDVGSDPARLATMAVPDGDDYVLDGVKLWTTNGVVADLLVVMARVPASEGHKGGITAFVVEADSPGVTVEHRNAFMGLRGLENGVTRFHQVRVPAAHRIGPEGAGLKIALTTLNTGRLSLPAMCVGSGKWCLKIAREWSGAREQWGRPVAEHEAVGAKISFIAATTFALEAVVDLSSQMADENRNDIRIEAALAKLYGSEMGWLIADELVQIRGGRGFETADSLAARGERAVPAEQLLRDMRINRIFEGSTEIMHLLIAREAVDAHLSVAGDLIDPDKTLADKGRAAAKAGGFYARWLPKLVAGPGQLPRTYQEFGMLAGHLRYVERTSRKLARSTFYAMSRWQGRMETKQGFLGRIVDIGAELFAMSAACVRAEYLRETDDHGREAQQLADVFCRQARIRIEELFGRLWTNTDDLDRKVVSGVLGGSYTWLEDGIVDPSGDGPWIGDATPGPSMTDNVRRPIR from the coding sequence ATGACCGCTCCATCCATCCGCAACGTTTCCGAGCGCGAAGCACGCCAGGTCGCCGAGGCGGCCCGTGAGCAGGACTGGCGCAAGCCCAGCTTCGCCAAGGAACTGTTCCTGGGGCGCTTCCGGCTCGACCTCATCCATCCGCATCCCACCCCGGCGGTGGACGACGTGCGCCGCGGCGAGAAGTTCCTGGCCACGCTGCGCGAGTTCTGCGAGACGAAGATCGACAGCGCCCGGATCGAGCGCGAGGGAAAGATTCCGGACGAGACCATCAACGGGCTCAAGGAGCTCGGCGCGCTCGGCATGAAGATCGACGCGAAGTACGGCGGCCTCGGACTGACCCAGGTCTACTACAACCGGGCGCTGTCCCTGGTCGGCACCGCCAGCCCCGCCATCGGCGCGCTGCTCTCCGCGCATCAGTCCATCGGCGTCCCGCAGCCCCTGAAGCTGTTCGGCACCAAGGAGCAGAAGGAGACCTTCCTGCCGCGCCTGGCGCGCACGGACATCTCCGCGTTCCTGCTGACCGAGCCCGATGTCGGTTCGGACCCGGCCCGGCTGGCGACCATGGCCGTCCCGGACGGCGACGACTACGTCCTCGACGGCGTGAAGCTGTGGACCACCAACGGCGTGGTCGCCGACCTGCTGGTGGTCATGGCGCGGGTGCCCGCCTCCGAGGGCCACAAGGGCGGCATCACGGCCTTCGTCGTCGAGGCCGATTCCCCCGGCGTCACCGTCGAGCACCGCAACGCCTTCATGGGCCTGCGCGGCCTGGAGAACGGCGTCACCCGCTTCCACCAGGTGCGGGTCCCGGCCGCCCACCGCATCGGCCCCGAGGGCGCCGGCCTGAAGATCGCGCTGACCACCCTCAACACCGGGCGGCTGTCGCTGCCCGCGATGTGCGTCGGCTCCGGCAAGTGGTGCCTGAAGATCGCCCGTGAGTGGTCCGGGGCCCGCGAGCAGTGGGGCCGCCCGGTCGCCGAGCACGAGGCCGTCGGCGCCAAGATCTCCTTCATCGCCGCCACCACCTTCGCCCTCGAGGCGGTCGTCGACCTGTCCTCGCAGATGGCCGACGAGAACCGCAACGACATCCGCATCGAGGCCGCCCTCGCCAAGCTCTACGGCTCCGAGATGGGCTGGCTGATCGCCGACGAACTCGTCCAGATCCGCGGCGGACGCGGCTTCGAGACCGCCGACTCGCTCGCCGCCCGCGGCGAACGCGCCGTCCCCGCCGAGCAGCTGCTGCGCGACATGCGGATCAACCGGATCTTCGAGGGCTCCACGGAGATCATGCATCTGCTGATCGCCCGTGAGGCGGTGGACGCCCACCTGTCGGTCGCCGGCGACCTCATCGACCCCGACAAGACCCTCGCCGACAAGGGCCGGGCGGCGGCCAAGGCCGGCGGGTTCTACGCCCGCTGGCTGCCCAAGCTCGTCGCCGGACCCGGTCAACTCCCGCGCACCTACCAGGAGTTCGGGATGCTCGCCGGGCATCTGCGGTATGTCGAGCGGACCTCCCGCAAGCTCGCCCGGTCCACCTTCTACGCGATGTCCCGCTGGCAGGGCCGGATGGAGACCAAGCAGGGCTTCCTCGGCCGGATCGTCGACATCGGCGCGGAGCTGTTCGCCATGAGCGCCGCCTGTGTCCGCGCCGAGTACCTGCGGGAGACCGACGACCACGGCCGCGAGGCGCAGCAGCTGGCCGATGTCTTCTGCCGGCAGGCGCGGATCCGGATCGAGGAGCTGTTCGGCCGGCTGTGGACCAACACCGACGACCTCGACCGCAAGGTCGTCTCCGGGGTCCTCGGCGGCAGCTACACCTGGCTGGAGGACGGCATCGTCGACCCCAGCGGCGACGGCCCCTGGATCGGCGACGCCACCCCGGGCCCGAGCATGACGGACAACGTCCGGCGGCCCATCCGCTGA